A portion of the Trichoplusia ni isolate ovarian cell line Hi5 chromosome 12, tn1, whole genome shotgun sequence genome contains these proteins:
- the LOC113499682 gene encoding UDP-glucuronosyltransferase 2B31-like, protein MRFLVLLVLSYIIIIIGNTEAAKILVVVPTPSISHQVVFRPLIQELVKRGHDVTVITTDPAFPKGGAPANLTEIDIHDLSYNILTQEMAKMPRGNKDDLLLQVEFYLKVSASVFSEQLKDKSVQQLINNKNIKFDLLILEAIFRQALVFSHIFKAPVIQMSSLGGVFDNFVTIGAPTHPILYPTMISQKLTNLSMWEKITLLYSLYVGERIYQNNAILENKLNRELFGPEVPSVTELYDNVDMLFLNVYPVFEGIRPVPPSVIYTGGLHQNPEKELPEDLKSYLDSSKNGVIYISFGTNTDPTQLPPERIQVLLKAFSQLPYDVLWKWNGDELPGRTENIRISKWLPQSDLLRHPKIKVFVTQGGLQSTDEAITAGVPLIGIPMVGDQ, encoded by the exons ATGCGATTCTTAGtgcttttagttttaagttacattataattattattggaaaTACAGAAGCGGCAAAGATATTGGTTGTGGTTCCAACACCTTCTATCAGCCATCAAGTAGTGTTTCGACCTCTGATTCAGGAACTAGTTAAGAGAGGACACGATGTCACCGTCATCACAACAGATCCTGCCTTCCCGAAAGGAGGAGCTCCTGCTAACCTGACTGAAATCGACATTCATGATTTGTCATATAATATTCTCACACAAGAAATGGCTAAAATGCCAAGAGGTAACAAGGATGACTTGCTGCTTCAAgtggagttttatttaaaagtctcTGCTTCAGTCTTTAGTGAGCAATTAAAGGACAAAAGTGTGCAACAActgattaataacaaaaacataaaatttgatttattgatCTTAGAAGCAATTTTTAGACAAGCGTTAGTGTTTTCGCACATATTCAAAGCTCCAGTTATACAAATGAGTTCTCTAGGGGGTGTTTTTGACAATTTCGTCACGATAGGAGCTCCGACACATCCCATTCTGTACCCAACAATGATTTCACAAAAACTGACCAATCTTTCAATGTGGGAGAAAATAACTTTACTATATAGTCTTTATGTGGGTGAAAGgatatatcaaaataatgcAATTCTGGAGAATAAACTTAATCGAGAACTTTTTGGGCCTGAGGTACCATCAGTGACGGAACTGTATGATAATGTAGACATGCTGTTCTTGAATGTGTATCCAGTGTTTGAAGGTATTCGACCAGTTCCTCCATCTGTTATCTACACGGGTGGTCTGCATCAAAACCCGGAGAAGGAATTACCTGAG GATCTTAAATCTTATTTAGATTCTTCCAAAAATGGTGTTatttacattagttttggaaCGAACACGGATCCTACTCAACTTCCTCCTGAGCGCATCCAAGTTCTATTGAAAGCATTCTCTCAGTTACCATACGATGTTTTATGGAAGTGGAACGGAGACGAGCTGCCTGGACGTACTGAGAACATCAGAATCTCAAAGTGGTTGCCGCAGTCTGATCTACTGA GACATCCCAAAATCAAAGTGTTCGTAACACAGGGTGGTCTACAATCCACAGATGAAGCAATCACAGCTGGAGTTCCATTGATTGGAATTCCTATGGTGGGCGATCAGTAG